One genomic window of Cheilinus undulatus linkage group 7, ASM1832078v1, whole genome shotgun sequence includes the following:
- the apc2 gene encoding adenomatous polyposis coli protein 2: protein MANAVASYDQLAHQVEALRKENSHLRRELEDNSNHLSKLENETTGMKEVLKQLQSKLEQEAGTLASSGRSDVLHQLKELHMDLTNYYELKHQPHNLRLLTGSLGGAGPAGVGGAELDDRLALPPPSSSSVAAVCRARSPLRAPSRLSVVSGGEAAAVMLPHHFLDGAPPKTAVISGADGRLSDHHLEELYKERNLLLGEIDREERERCWYFSQLEALSQRLAQLPRIDTFSLQMDLIRQQLEFEAQQVQSVMEERFGTSDEVVQRTQMRVARLEQLEKELQEARGSQESQLQLSGAEKPPAGEPENSTSSAAAAGTDAPADGGSKVEMVFWLLSMLANRDKEEMSRTLLALSSSQDSCIAMRKSGCVPLLVQILHEAPVGSGGQGETAAGGTMTTTGCSREAKSRASAALHNIIYSQQDEGQARREMRVLHMLEQIRTYCDSGWDWIESHVGTPSPGGTKTTDIPEPVDPQICQAMCAIMKLSFEEEYRRAMNELGGLHVVADLIQLDQDMYGMQNDPINMALRRYAGMAVTNLTFGDVVNKATLCSKKSCLQALVAQLASDSEELHQVVSSILRNLSWRADISSKRVLRDIGCVSALMTCALQATKESTLKSLLSALWNLSAHSIDNKVAICSVDGALGFLVSTLTYRCQTNSLAIIESGGGILRNVSSLVATREDYRQILRDHNCLQTLLQHLRSHSLTIVSNACGTLWNLSARSPKDQELLWDLGAVSMLRNLIHSKHKMIAMGSAAALRNLLTNRPLKYKDAAVVSPGSCMPSLYMRKQKALEAELDAKHLAETFDTLEKQSPKHLTLNKPLRHIESLAKDYASDSGCFDDDEAPNVSSSLDTGSFSMLSMFLTNSNFQQNHPRKKDSEPERDVDPPQIAEKRHAPPDDAVSAAAEKLAKKITHTVAKIDRLVEDITMHTSSEDSFSLSSEDHLADWPYGLDEHHEAREKSCSPCRLSDTSSLAHRERLSRAHALLRLKTAHTSVSTDSLNSGSTSDGYCGSKDQVRPAPRALMMQQRPNQLDLKVAHQDYLNTGSTVLNDTNQHDIPERDSVDNKDLKALELSSTDGEKNQDQPAHSPVSASTKVSSDVSMTSIKLSPSYQQVPLIQSVAKFGVAKTTINVQAAQAMRRQAWVPTVMTGGSITKFSPMTSTRSPTIGTMETVQKYSVENTPICFSRCSSLSSLSSGDGGLDGQNENELESDSSLDIIEVEDEEVVKRAEEDETLEDLSDSQLLMTDSKTFPSKETNPIEIPCPAKREKVFLRTASPAVLEDRSPSSSSENYIHETPLVMSRCSSVSSLGSFESPSIASSIQSDPCSEMIDGTISPSDLPDSPGQTMPPSRSKTPCCVESSGPETQTTGIAGQWESSLRKFMEIADSKERFNLPPDLDTMIYFTVEKPTENFSCASSLSALPLHEHYIQKDVELKLTPLLHQNDKNLPFPDEDEQGLEHGERYSEGNSDDDIEILKECINSAMPSKFRKVRPSLMTTIPPHILNAQIRKPIHLPVYMMLPNGKTQMYPGRRIVIPQKDHKLDDSSYTDSAEGTPVNFSSTTSLSDETLQYPVKDRGAKDCTARGMNKQEMLNDEAKRIEDLRIFSHFHKPNRMNYPPEIQANRTTKHVVPTQRVLMQSKEVADRVASQRNRDQSPNQQKKRQGQGSVRKLELPVIKQNPESNLNMGSHKGNAFYRQMTRSSEDSIGFYDDNENDEAVKRTSRKQMREASRNNLSRSMTNIGRIDNSQGKSRGFQRIKQNLIKDESMACYSLSSSLSSLSDAEFEDHKSKAHQIWYKNRHNKTLNMVQQSKPLTIHSQYDDPSSPSSVSMDSEDDLLQKCITSAMPKQRRKLAARKKKENAQKLKQKASDAWNMDEEMDSDDTAWDKDSDLNSVEWRAIQEGANCVVTGLQASKSQEPSSEETESVLSFMSTSSFTPKERKFAKEKKPNKPLDFTQRKPVQNLPVVFRGRTVIYTPKKETAPSQRPPPRKVPTKTDTPKNPDLAQHRSKSLHRLGYPQDNELSLPKRSSTPPPRIPKSSSSGSSQSSTPSKQSQKKITSPTQTNKPVQKKSASPATSPPATSPPERKGRSPVVNQNEKSPPPKTQKSPVRIPFMQNSVRPRPLSPLVTNQATTKQTNQVNGRRVAANNRFELVRMTSVHSSGGESDRNGFSRQLTFIKESKTVLRRDGSARNMPGSQNGSPRRAVPGASAVFLCSSRCQELKAAVQTQRRVQVKSPVQTRQVQRPDSSLQKQTTTLSRATSSERDLSARRPGRRTSSESPCRVAQRNGPGRAPGARQKVDTDTFKRHASSPSINILSRVTSRSSLRSSSSDSSGRAKSEDETKKKGQRSGSRLKDGVTWRRIRDEDVPQILKSTLPANALPLVPSPDGEKPKPPALPGKLPTILLASRKTSDATVQTEDFSHKTNSSTSPSVESTPVILEEVARLALLRKFSATSGGNLQDGDSEGSLRSHSTVSTGTTDSHVGGVVHFRQGSPSKAARVTPFNYTPSPIACSQQDAQSEAGTINEKSGEKSES, encoded by the exons GAGGTGCTGAAGCAGCTGCAGAGTAAGCTGGAGCAGGAGGCAGGAACTCTGGCCTCGTCCGGGCGGAGCGACGTGCTGCACCAACTCAAAG AGCTCCACATGGATCTCACCAATTACTACGAGCTCAAACACCAACCTCACAACCTGCGGCTCCTGACGGGCAGCCTGGGAGGAGCGGGACCAGCAGGGGTCGGAGGGGCGGAGCTCGATGATCGTCTGGCTCTACCTCCTCCCTCTTCATCCTCAGTGGCGGCGGTGTGCAGAGCGAGGAGTCCGCTCAGGGCTCCGTCCCGTCTGAGCGTGGTGTCTGGAGGGGAGGCTGCTGCCGTCATGCTACCACATCACTTCCTGGACGGAGCTCCACCCAAAACAGCTGTGATCAGCGGGGCAGATGGACGCCTGAGTGACCACCACCTGGAGGAGCTGTACAAGGAGAG GAACCTCCTGCTGGGCGAGATCGACCGCGAGGAGAGGGAGCGCTGCTGGTACTTCAGCCAGCTGGAGGCGCTGTCACAGCGGCTGGCTCAGCTTCCTCGGATCGACACG TTCTCCCTGCAGATGGATCTGATCCGACAGCAGCTGGAGTTTGAAGCTCAGCAGGTTCAGTCAGTGATGGAGGAACGCTTCGGCACCAGCGACGAGGTCGTTCAGAGGACGCAG ATGCGTGTTGCTCGTCTGGAGCAGCTGGAGAAAGAGCTGCAGGAGGCCCGAGGGAGTCAGGAGAGCCAGCTACAG ctgTCTGGAGCAGAGAAGCCCCCTGCTGGAGAACCGGAGAACAGCACATCATCGGCTGCTGCAGCAGGAACGGACGCTCCTGCAGACGGAGGCAGCAAG GTGGAGATGGTGTTCTGGCTGCTCTCCATGCTCGCCAACAGAGACAAGGAGGAGATGTCTCGGACTCTGCTGGCCCTGTCCAGCTCCCAGGACAGCTGCATCGCAATGAGGAAGTCTGGCTGCGTGCCCCTGCTGGTCCAGATCCTGCACGAGGCTCCCGTTGGCAGCGGCGGTCAGGGGGAGACGGCGGCAGGCGGAACGATGACGACGACAGGCTGCAGCCGCGAGGCTAAGTCCAGAGCCAGCGCCGCTCTCCACAACATCATCTACTCCCAGCAGGACGAGGGCCAGGCCCGCCGGGAGATGAGGGTTCTGCACATGCTTGAGCAGATCAGGACCTACTGTGACAGCGGGTGGGACTGGATCGAGAGCCATGTAGGGACACCTTCACCCGGAGGAACCAAAACTACAG ACATCCCTGAACCTGTGGACCCCCAGATTTGTCAGGCCATGTGCGCCATCATGAAGCTTTCCTTTGAAGAGGAATACAGACGCGCCATGAACGAATTAG GTGGTCTGCATGTGGTTGCTGATCTGATCCAACTGGACCAGGACATGTATGGCATGCAGAATGACCCCATCAACATGGCGCTACGCCGCTATGCAGGGATGGCAGTGACTAATCTCACCTTTGGGGATGTTGTCAACAAG GCCACTCTGTGCTCAAAGAAGAGCTGCCTACAGGCTCTGGTGGCTCAGCTGGCCTCAGACAGTGAGGAGCTCCATCAGGTGGTGTCCAGCATCCTGAGGAATCTGTCCTGGAGAGCCGACATCAGCAGCAAGAGAGTCCTCCGAGACATCGGCTGTGTGTCTGCACTCATGACTTGCGCCCTGCAGGCTACCAAG GAGTCGACCTTGAAGAGTCTCCTGAGCGCTCTGTGGAACCTGTCTGCTCACAGCATCGACAATAAGGTGGCGATCTGCTCAGTCGATGGAGCTCTGGGCTTCCTGGTCAGCACGCTAACATACCGATGTCAGACCAACTCACTCGCCATCATTGAGAGCGGCGGAGGAATCCTTCGGAACGTGTCAAGTCTGGTCGCCACTCGAGAAGACTACAG GCAAATCCTCAGGGACCACAACTGTCTCCAGACTCTGCTTCAGCATCTGCGCTCTCACAGCCTGACTATAGTGAGCAACGCCTGTGGGACTCTCTGGAACCTTTCTGCCCGAAGTCCAAAAGACCAGGAGTTATTGTGGGACCTCGGAGCAGTTAGCATGCTGCGCAACCTTATCCACTCCAAGCACAAGATGATAGCCATGGGCAGTGCTGCAGCTTTGAGGAACCTTCTCACCAATCGACCCCTGAAATATAAGGACGCTGCTGTTGTATCCCCCGGCTCCTGCATGCCCTCGCTCTACATGAGGAAGCAGAAGGCTCTGGAGGCAGAGCTTGATGCAAAACACCTTGCAGAGACTTTTGATACCCTTGAAAAACAGAGCCCCAAGCACCTGACCCTCAACAAGCCGCTGAGGCACATTGAAAGTCTTGCAAAGGATTACGCATCCGATTCTGGTTgttttgatgatgatgaggcACCAAACGTTTCTAGCAGTCTGGACACTGGAAGCTTCTCTATGCTGTCCATGTTCCTAACCAACTCTAACTTCCAACAAAACCATCCAAGAAAGAAAGACAGTGAACCGGAGAGGGATGTAGACCCTCCACAGATTGCAGAGAAGAGACATGCCCCGCCTGATGATGCGGTATCTGCCGCCGCAGAGAAGCTAGCTAAAAAGATCACCCACACAGTAGCAAAGATCGACAGGTTAGTGGAGGATATTACAATGCACACGTCCTCAGAGGACAGCTTCAGCCTCAGCTCTGAGGACCACCTTGCTGACTGGCCTTATGGACTGGATGAACACCATGAAGCTCGGGAAAAGTCATGCTCTCCCTGCCGCCTCTCTGATACAAGCAGCTTGGCCCACAGAGAGCGCCTCAGTAGAGCCCATGCTCTCTTGCGACTGAAAACTGCACATACCAGTGTATCAACAGACAGCCTGAACAGTGGAAGCACTAGTGATGGCTACTGCGGTAGCAAAGATCAGGTGCGACCTGCTCCAAGAGCTCTCATGATGCAACAACGACCCAACCAACTGGATCTAAAGGTGGCCCATCAGGATTACCTTAATACTGGATCGACTGTTCTTAATGACACAAACCAGCATGATATTCCTGAGAGGGATTCAGTGGACAACAAAGACCTGAAAGCATTAGAGCTCAGCAGCACAGATGGAGAAAAGAATCAGGATCAGCCTGCACACTCACCTGTCAGTGCATCCACTAAAGTGTCCTCAGATGTCAGCATGACTTCAATTAAACTCTCGCCATCTTATCAACAAGTCCCCCTTATTCAGAGTGTGGCCAAATTTGGAGTAGCAAAGACCACCATCAACGTTCAGGCTGCCCAAGCGATGAGGAGGCAAGCATGGGTGCCTACTGTGATGACCGGAGGAAGTATTACAAAGTTTTCTCCAATGACGTCCACGAGAAGCCCAACTATCGGGACGATGGAGACGGTTCAGAAATACTCGGTGGAGAACACGCCAATTTGCTTCTCACGCTGCAGTTCACTGTCTTCCTTGTCTTCTGGCGACGGAGGACTGGATGGACAGAATGAAAATGAGCTGGAGAGTGACTCGTCATTAGACATAATTGAGGTGGAAGATGAAGAGGTGGTGAAAAGAGCTGAAGAAGATGAAACCTTGGAGGATTTGAGTGATAGCCAACTGCTAATGACTGACTCTAAGACTTTCCCCAGCAAAGAAACCAATCCCATTGAGATCCCCTGTCCTGCCAAACGGGAAAAGGTGTTCCTGAGAACAGCTTCACCAGCTGTACTTGAAGACAGATCCCCATCCAGTTCATCTGAGAACTACATCCATGAGACGCCGCTGGTAATGAGTCGCTGTAGCTCAGTTAGTTCACTGGGCAGCTTTGAGAGTCCCTCTATTGCCAGCTCGATCCAAAGTGATCCATGCAGTGAgatgattgatggaacaataaGTCCCAGTGATCTCCCTGACAGCCCGGGACAAACAATGCCTCCAAGCAGGAGTAAAACTCCTTGTTGTGTGGAGTCCAGTGGACCAGAAACGCAGACCACAGGGATAGCAGGCCAGTGGGAAAGCAGCCTACGAAAGTTCATGGAAATTGCAGATTCTAAGGAAAGGTTCAACCTTCCACCTGACCTGGACACTATGATCTACTTCACTGTGGAAAAGCCCACAGAGAACTTCTCTTGTGCTTCAAGCTTAAGTGCTCTGCCTCTCCATGAACACTACATACAGAAAGACGTGGAACTGAAACTGACACCTCTACTCCACCAAAATGACAAGAATCTTCCTTTCCCTGATGAGGATGAGCAAGGACTGGAGCATGGCGAGAGATATAGCGAGGGCAACTCGGATGATGACATCGAAATCTTAAAGGAATGCATCAACTCAGCAATGCCCTCCAAGTTCAGAAAAGTTAGACCTTCCCTTATGACTACTATCCCTCCTCACATTCTCAATGCTCAGATCAGAAAACCCATCCATCTTCCTGTGTACATGATGCTTCCAAACGGTAAGACCCAAATGTATCCTGGGAGAAGAATTGTCATCCCACAAAAGGACCACAAACTAGATGATTCATCCTATACTGACTCAGCAGAAGGCACACCAGTCAACTTCTCCAGCACTACATCCCTGAGCGATGAAACGCTTCAGTATCCGGTGAAGGACCGGGGGGCTAAAGACTGCACCGCTAGGGGCATGAACAAACAGGAAATGCTCAATGATGAGGCAAAGAGGATCGAAGACTTGAGGATTTTCTCACACTTTCACAAACCCAACAGAATGAACTACCCGCCCGAGATACAAGCTAATCGAACAACAAAGCATGTGGTTCCAACTCAGAGAGTCCTGATGCAGAGCAAAGAGGTAGCAGATAGAGTGGCCAGCCAAAGAAATCGTGATCAGTCTCCAAACCAACAAAAGAAGAGGCAAGGTCAAGGCTCTGTCAGGAAACTGGAACTGCCTGTCATAAAGCAAAACCCAGAGAGTAACCTTAATATGGGATCACATAAAGGAAATGCGTTCTATCGCCAAATGACTCGCTCTTCAGAAGACAGTATCGGCTTCTACGATGATAATGAAAACGATGAAGCAGTGAAAAGAACAAGTCGAAAACAAATGAGGGAAGCAAGTAGAAATAATCTCTCTCGAAGCATGACGAATATTGGCAGGATTGATAACTCCCAAGGAAAGTCTAGAGGGTTCCAGCGGATTAAACAGAACCTGATAAAGGATGAGTCCATGGCATGCTACTCACTCAGTTCTTCCCTAAGTTCCCTGAGTGATGCAGAGTTTGAAGATCATAAATCAAAAGCCCATCAAATATGGTACAAGAACAGGCACAACAAAACACTAAACATGGTGCAACAAAGCAAGCCTTTGACCATTCACAGCCAATATGATGACCCAAGCTCGCCTAGCTCTGTCAGCATGGACTCAGAGGACGACCTCCTTCAGAAATGTATAACATCTGCCATGCCCAAGCAGAGAAGGAAGCTTGCAGccagaaagaagaaagaaaatgcCCAAAAGCTAAAGCAAAAGGCCTCTGATGCCTGGaacatggatgaggaaatgGACAGTGATGATACAGCATGGGATAAAGACTCAGATCTCAACAGTGTTGAATGGAGAGCCATTCAGGAAGGTGCTAACTGTGTTGTCACTGGGCTGCAAGCATCGAAGTCTCAAGAGCCCTCATCTGAGGAGACTGAATCAGTCCTGTCATTCATGTCAACATCTAGCTTCACACCAAAAGAAAGGAAGTTTGCTAAAGAGAAAAAGCCCAACAAACCTCTCGACTTTACTCAACGCAAGCCAGTTCAGAACTTACCTGTGGTTTTCAGAGGTAGGACAGTGATCTATACTCCGAAAAAAGAAACGGCTCCATCACAAAGACCTCCTCCAAGAAAAGTACCAACCAAGACAGACACTCCAAAGAACCCGGATCTAGCTCAGCACCGATCAAAGAGCCTGCACAGGCTCGGCTACCCACAGGACAACGAACTGTCTCTGCCAAAGAGGAGCTCGACACCACCTCCAAGGATACCAAAAAGTTCCTCCTCTGGTTCATCACAAAGCTCTACACCATCCAAACAGTCCCAGAAGAAGATAACATCCCCTACTCAGACGAATAAACCAGTCCAGAAAAAGAGCGCCTCACCAGCTACTAGCCCCCCGGCCACTAGCCCTCCTGAAAGAAAGGGGCGCTCTCCTGTTGTTAATCAGAATGAAAAATCCCCACCACCTAAAACCCAGAAGTCTCCAGTGCGAATCCCTTTCATGCAAAATTCAGTCAGACCCAGACCACTGTCCCCTCTGGTAACAAACCAAGCAACCACGAAGCAAACCAATCAGGTTAATGGGAGAAGGGTGGCAGCCAATAATCGATTCGAACTGGTCAGGATGACTTCTGTCCATTCAAGTGGCGGTGAGTCTGATCGCAATGGATTCTCAAGACAGCTTACTTTCATAAAGGAATCAAAAACTGTGCTGAGACGCGATGGATCTGCAAGGAACATGCCTGGATCACAGAATGGGTCCCCCCGCAGAGCAGTTCCTGGAGCTTCAGCTGTCTTCCTTTGCTCGTCACGCTGTCAAGAATTAAAGGCAGCCGTGCAAACCCAGAGAAGAGTTCAAGTGAAAAGCCCAGTGCAAACACGGCAAGTCCAGAGACCTGACAGCAGCCTTCAGAAGCAGACTACAACTCTTTCTAGAGCAACCTCCAGTGAAAGGGACCTATCTGCAAGGCGTCCTGGCAGGAGAACTAGCTCAGAGAGTCCCTGCAGGGTGGCTCAGCGAAACGGGCCAGGCAGAGCACCAGGAGCCAGGCAGAAAGTCGACACAGATACCTTTAAACGACATGCCTCGTCACCAAGTATCAACATACTGAGCCGAGTGACCAGCCGTTCTTCCCTTCGCTCTTCGTCATCTGATTCGAGTGGTAGAGCAAAGAGTGAGGACGAAACAAAGAAGAAGGGTCAAAGATCTGGATCCCGACTCAAAGACGGAGTCACCTGGAGGAGAATCAGGGATGAAGATGTACCTCAGATCTTGAAAAGCACTCTGCCAGCTAATGCATTACCTCTGGTGCCTTCTCCTGACGGGGAAAAGCCAAAGCCACCAGCTCTTCCAGGAAAACTGCCGACTATTCTACTTGCATCTCGCAAGACAAGTGACGCAACGGTCCAGACAGAAGATTTTTCACACAAGACCAACTCGAGCACTTCTCCATCAGTCGAATCTACTCCTGTGATCTTGGAGGAAGTTGCAAGACTAGCACTGCTCAGAAAGTTTAGTGCCACCTCTGGGGGAAATCTTCAGGATGGAGATTCGGAAGGCTCCCTGAGGAGTCACAGCACTGTCTCTACTGGAACAACAGACAGCCACGTGGGCGGAGTCGTGCATTTCCGCCAAGGATCCCCCAGCAAGGCTGCCCGGGTCACCCCATTTAACTACACCCCGAGCCCCATAGCCTGCAGCCAGCAAGACGCACAGAGCGAAGCAGGCACAATCAATGAGAAGTCAGGAGAAAAAAGTGAGTCCTAG